A region from the Dysidea avara chromosome 15, odDysAvar1.4, whole genome shotgun sequence genome encodes:
- the LOC136245621 gene encoding uncharacterized protein → MLSVISIITVILTKEVVMATDEQCADDYQFKSPFLPGESCEVIYNKNTETRDKPGYYWILSRDYCGMPYTGSSCEDIYNKYHETVNKSGYYRINDNDWTYCDMVKKDSTLSSHDPDYIPTCAGVGGGWKRIANINVSTGGFCPNGWRKDTHSGVSFCRVVSNSSNRCSSTTFSTNGRSYQRVCGRARGYQKGWSVAFNRYHDAGQTIDGYYVDGLSITHGNPRQHIWTFANGLYDGLAYYDHYNCPCAPGSQYPSPPFVGTNYYCESGTNNTWAIDEYYFNDPLWDRSGCITSNCCDNPTLPWFYRELNGTTTDDIEARICHEHGFYTKGSTLIDQLELYIQ, encoded by the coding sequence ATGTTGTCAGTAATCTCCATTATAACAGTGATCCTCACCAAGGAGGTGGTGATGGCTACTGATGAACAGTGTGCTGATGATTATCAGTTTAAATCTCCTTTCTTACCTGGAGAATCTTGTGAGGTTATCTACAACAAGAATACAGAGACTCGTGATAAACCAGGATATTACTGGATCCTCAGTAGGGACTATTGTGGAATGCCTtatactggatcatcttgtgaggacatctacAACAAATATCATGAAACTGTCAACAAGTCAGGATACTATCGTATTAATGACAATGACTGGACCTATTGTGACATGGTAAAAAAAGATTCTACTCTCTCTTCACATGATCCTGACTACATCCCCACATGTGCTGGTGTGGGAGGAGGATGGAAAAGAATTGCTAACATCAATGTCAGCACAGGAGGTTTCTGTCCCAATGGATGGCGTAAAGATACCCACTCCGGTGTTAGTTTCTGTCGTGTGGTAAGTAATAGTAGTAATAGATGCTCCTCTACAACCTTCTCCACTAATGGTAGAAGTTATCAGAGAGTGTGTGGTAGAGCAAGAGGATACCAGAAAGGATGGTCAGTTGCTTTCAACAGATATCATGATGCAGGACAGACAATAGATGGCTACTATGTTGATGGACTATCAATCACTCATGGTAACCCACGTCAACACATCTGGACATTTGCTAATGGACTATATGATGGTCTGGCATATTATGATCATTATAATTGTCCATGTGCTCCTGGTTCTCAGTATCCTTCTCCTCCCTTTGTAGGAACTaactattactgtgaatcagggACTAACAATACATGGGCTATAGATGAGTATTACTTCAATGACCCATTGTGGGACAGATCTGGTTGCATCACTAGCAACTGTTGTGACAACCCTACCCTACCATGGTTTTACCGAGAGCTGAATGGGACCACTACagatgatatagaagctaggaTATGTCACGAACATGGATTTTACACCAAAGGCTCTACCTTGATTGATCAACTTGAACTCTATATTCAATAA